From the genome of Haloarcula taiwanensis:
CCAGCCCGTCCCATCGAGCAGCGCGCGCGGCATTCCGGGCCAGGGGCGCGTCACGACGAGCTCGCCGGCCGAATGAGGCTCGGCCGCCGCACCTGAACGGTCGACGACGGATGCTTCGATTCCCGGCAGCGGCCGTCCCGCGGCTCCGGGTTTCATCTCGTCGACGCCGGGCAGCGTCGATACGAGTATCGCGCCAGTCTCGGTCTGCCACCAGGTGTCGACGATGGGGCACTCGCCGCCGCCGATGTGTTCGCGGTACCACTCCCAGGCGCTCGCGTCCATCGGTTCACCGACGGTACCCAGCAGCCGCAGGCTGGAGAGGTCGTGCTTGGCGGGGTACTCTTCGCCCCACTTCATGAACGCTCGAACAGCCGTCGGTGCGGTGTAGAACACGTCGACGGCGTACTTTTCGATAAGTTCCCACAGCTGATCTTTTTTCGGGTGGTCCGCTGTGCCGTTGTACAGTACCGTCGTCGTCCCGAGTGCGAGCGGCCCGTAAACGATGTAGGAGTGACCGGTGATCCAGCCGATGTCGGCCGAACACCAGTAGGTGTCCTCTGGCTTTATATCAAGCACTGACTGGGCGGTCCAGGCGACGTGTGCGAGATATCCGCCGGTCGTGTGCGTGACGGCTTTCGGCTGGCCGGTCGTCCCCGACGTGTAGATACGAAAGAGCGGATCGTCCGCCGCCCGCGAGACGGGTTCGATTTCGGCCCCCTCGTGTGCTGCCAGCAGGTCGTGATAGTCGTCGTAGTCCGCGCCCAGGTGCACGTCACGGCCCAGTCGGTCAAGCACCACGACCGACACGTCGTGGTCGACGGCGATGCGCGCGTTATCGGCCTTGTTCTTTTGTGCGACGGCGCTACCGCGGCGGTAGTAGCCGTCGCAGGTGATGAGGTACTCCGACTCGGCCCGCTCCATCCGCGTCGCAAGCGCGTCCGCAGAGAAACCGGCGAAGACGACGTTGTGTGGCACACCAAGGCGTGCACAGGCCAGCATCGCGACCGGGAGTTCGGGCACCATCGGCAGGTACAGCGTCACCACGTCGTCCGGGCTGACACCGTGTTCGCGTAGCGCTGCGGCGAAGGCGTTGACTTCTCGGTACAGTTCGAGGTATGTGTAGGTGCGGGACTCGCCAAGGTGGCCCTCCCAGACCAGCGCGAGCTGGTTCTTCCGCTCGGGTAGATGCCGGTCGAGGCAATTGTAGGCGGCGTTTAATCGGCCACCGGGGAACCATTCGAACGGTGGGCCGTCCGTTCCATGGAGTACTGTCTCGAACGGCTCCTCCCAGTCGAGCAACTCAGCGGCCTCGCGCCAGCAATCGGGCCACTCCCGCTCGAAGCGGTCGTAGACAACTGAGTCTGTCACGTTCGCCTGTTCGACGAACCAGTCCGGTGGTTCGACTGTCTCTCGCCCCGGCTGGGACTGACCCCGATCCGGTTCGTCACCCCGTGTCATCAGTTGACAGTATACCGCCGCACGCAAAAAATATCCTATCTAATTGTGCACAATTCCGCTATGAGCGACTCGCCAGTGCAGTTGGCCGTTCTCAGTTTCGACACTGGCGACGGAAGTTATATTGAGTCCTGCGGACAACGGAGGTACGAGAGGCCGGTACGGGGCATGAGCGACACCGAAAAGAAGATCGCCGATACAAAAGGACAGTTCCTTCAGGCGGTCTCACAGGGCCAGCGCCTCACCGACGCCGAGTGGCGAAACTGTCGCATCGTCCTCACCACCGAGCGAGTCGCCCTGCTGGGCGACGACAAGCGACAGATTTCACTGACCGATATCGACCGTATCGCCGACCGGTTCGACGTGAACCAGCAGAGCGCCGGCGTCTCCGATTACGTCGCGCTCTACGTCGGCGAGGATGTCATCCTCGTGTCGGCATCGGACCACGAGGCGTTCGAAACTGACTTCTACCGGGCGAGTCTCGACGGCGCAATCGTGCTGGTCCAGCACCCCGCGCTCAAAGGCGGCGTCGTCCAGTCCGCCGAGTGGACGAAAGGCCGGCTGAAAGTCGGCGACGAGGCGCTAAAGCTCGCGATGGCCGATGGGCAGGCCGTCGTCGTCGACCGCGCCGATATCGGTGATCTCGCTGTCGAAGAGAAGCAGGTCAGCGGCGAGGAGCGGACAGTCATTCAGGTCGAGCACAGCGAGGACGACATCAGCGTCGAAACACACCTCGCGGGTGAGGAGTTCCACGCCACTGTCCTCCGGACGATGCTCGAAGAAAGCGCCGAACAGAACCAGGCTGATCTGGACCTGAGCTCGACGGAGAAACGGGTAATCATGGCACTTCACTCCGGCGTATCGCCGTTTGACATCCCCAACTTCGTCGGTATCGATGTCGACAAGACCGAGGAGATTTTCGACCGGCTGATTGAACTCGACGTAATAAGCGTGCTCCGGGAACGGACCGAAGTGAATCTGACGACGAAGGGGCGTCGCGTCGCCGGCGAGCGGATGGGCGAGCAGTAGTCCGCAGCTCTGGACTGAGTTGATACCGCTAGATGTCACAGCCGCCTGATACGTTTGATTTTCCCACCGCAATCTGGACATGCGTGGCAAGTAGACACCGACGAATCTCGGTAAGGCCGCCATATTGAAGCCCCTCCTCCGTCTGCAACAGGTATGCACATCGATACGGCTGTGGTCCTCGCTGCGGGTGAGGGAACTCGCCTCCGGCCGTTGACGCGAAACCGGCCAAAACCAATGCTGCCGGCCGCAAACCGGCCGATTCTCGAACACGTCTTCGACGCGCTGGTCGAGGCGGGCATCGAGAAACTGGTTGTCGTCGTCGGCTACAAGCGCGACCGCGTTCAGGACCACTTCGGTCCGACGTACCGTGGCGTTCCGATTTCCTACGTGAGCCAGACAAAACAGTTGGGTAGCGGGCACGCACTCCTCCAGGCACGAAGCGTTGTCGACGGCCCGGTTCTGGTGATGAACGGTGACCGTCTCGTCGACGCGGCCACTATCGAGGCGGTAGACTCCTCCTATGCAGAGACTGCGCACACGAGCATCGCTGTGGTTGAACGGCAGGACACCAGTCGGTACGGTGCTGTCGAGGTACAGGACGGTGACATCGTCGACATCGTCGAAAAGCCACAGCACGACGAGTTCAGGCTCATCAACGGCGGCGTGTACGCCTTCGACGGTGATATTTTCGAAGCGATCGACGAAACGACGCGCCACGCCGGCGAACTGGCACTGACCGACACAATCGAACTCCTGCTGGGATCTGACCGTGTCCGCGCGGTCGAGGTCGACGGGATGTGGGTCGACGCGACATACCCATGGGACCTGTTGACCGTTGCCCGCGAGGTGCTGGCGCGGGGGCGGGTCGTCGAATCGGCCCGCGACGAGCAGGTCTGGGTCGACAACTCCGCACGTGTCCACGACGAGGCGACTCTCCAGTCGCCGGCCGTCATCGGCCCGGACTGTGAGATCGGTCCGGACGCTGTCATCGGTCCGAATGTCGCACTCGGACGCAACGTCACTATCGGGGCCAACAGCGTCATCCAGCACACTGTCCTCGACGCAGACACGCGTGTCGACCCGAGCTCGACTCTCGTCGATACTGTCACCGGTCAGGACGTGAATCTCGGCGTCAACACAGTTGTCCCCGGCGGCCCGGCTGACGTTCAGGTCGGTACAGCGGTGTTCGAGGACCAGCGACTGGGCGCTGTTATCGCCGACCGTGCCGTCGCACTCGGTGACGTGAGTTTCGTCCCCGGGTCGCTTGTGGGCCCCAACGCTCGGCTCGCCACCGGCGTCACAGTCGACGGAACTGTCCGCGAAGACGCGGAGGTGGTCCGCTGATGTGCGGGATCATCGGCTGTGTCGGCCGCGGCGACGAGACGCTCGACACGCTCGTTCACGGTCTCTCGAAACTGGAGTATCGTGGGTATGACTCTGCTGGCGTCGCGCTGGCGAACGATCACATCGACCTCTGCAAACACTCCGGTAAAATCGCCGACCTCCGCGAAGCGTTGTCCGATCGGACGCTCTCGGGGTCGGTCGGCATCGGCCACACCCGCTGGAGTACGCACGGGCCGCCGACCGACGAAAACGCCCACCCACACCAGGACTGCACCGGCGATGTCGCAGTCGTCCACAACGGGATCATCGAGAACTACCAGTCGCTGCGGGACGAACTCGTCAGCGCCGGCCACACCTTCACATCCGACACCGATACCGAGGTCGTCCCACATCTGATCGAGGACGCGCTGGAGACGGGAGCCAACCCCGAAGACGCCGTCAGAGAGACAGTCGACCGACTCGAAGGCAGTTATGCCGTCGCCGTCGTCATCGCCGGCTGTGATTCAGTGTTCGCCGCGCGGAACGACTCGCCGCTCGTCCTGGGTATCGGCGAAGACGCGACCTACTTAGCGAGTGACGTGCCCGCCTTCCGGGATTTCACCGACAAGGTCGTCTACCTCGCCGACGGGGAGTTCGCCCGACTCAACGGTGCCGGCTGGACCGTCACCGACACCGACGGCAATATCATCGAGAAAGACATCGATACCGTCCAGTGGGACCCCGAGGAGACCGGCAAGAGCGGCTACGACCACTTCATGCTCAAAGAGATCCACGAGCAACCGCGCGCGCTTCGGCAGTGTCTGCGGGGTCGGGTCGACGAACTTGCCGGCACGGTCGACATCGGCGATCTCGGCGACCTCTCTCCGACCGGCGTCCAGTTCGTCGCTTGTGGCACCTCTTATCACGCCGCTCTGCACGGCGCACAGTTGTTCCGCGAAGCGGGCATTCCTGCCCAGGCATTCCTCGCTAGCGAATACGCGACTGCGACCCCACCTATCGGCGACGCGCTCGTCGTCGGCGTCACCCAGAGCGGGGAAACCGCCGATACCCTTTCAGCGCTTCGGGCGGCCCGCCGTCGCGGCGCGCGCACGCTGGCCGTGACCAACGTCGTCGGATCTACTGCGGCCCGCGAGTGCGATCATGCGCTGTACATCCGAGCCGGCCCGGAAATCGGCGTCGCCGCCACCAAGACCTTCGCCTCCCAGCTAGCCGCGCTGAACCTGCTTGCCCTCGGCACGTCGACGACCGGCGACGCCCGGCAGGTCATCAGCGCGCTCCGCGACCTCCCCGGTCACGTTCAGGAGGTCCTCGACGAATCTGCCGCCCAGGAGGTCGCTGAGTTGTATCAGGACGCCAGCGCGTACTTCTTCATCGGCCGCGGGTACCAGAATCCCGTCGCGCTTGAAGGCGCACTGAAAATGAAAGAGATCACCTACAAGCACGCTGAGGGCTTCGCTGCGGGTGAGCTAAAACACGGCCCGCTGGCGCTGGTGACCGAGAACACGCCAGTGTTCGCTATCGTGACCGGCGACGACGAGCGCGCCCGCAAGACCATCGGAAATGTCAAAGAGGTCGAGGCCCGCGACGCACCGGTCGTCGCGATCACCGATGGACAGAGCGACGTTGAACGATACGCCGACCACGTGCTCCACATTCCGGAGACCCACCCGCGGGCCGCTGCCGTGCTGGCGAACACGCACTTGCAGCTAGTGTCGTATCACACAGCCGCGCTGCTGGGGCGGAATATCGACAAGCCGCGCAACCTGGCAAAAAGCGTGACGGTCGAGTGAGAGGGCGTAGCTGGCTACTCGCGCTGGTCGCTGTTTGCTGGTGGTTCCGGCGGTTCCAGGAACTTTGCCGCCAGCTTGGCTGTTTTTGAACCAGAAAGGACGTTTTCGATAGCCCGTGCTACTACGGCGAGACGAGACATTTCCCAGAAGCGTGTGACTTGAGGTGTGGCAGCATCGAGAACAGCGAGTACTGGACCGACGCTGTGCGTTTTACGTAGATCAATGACGATACTCATCGACTCCGGTTCTGTCGTGAGCCAGCGATAGAGTCTGGATGCTCTCGTTCTCTCGAGGAGCAGAGTCCAGGCTCTGCCGAGCGTCGAGTGCTCGAAACTTCGTATAAAATCATCGGAAACTGACTTGAGCGTTGAGTTCTCGACAGCCGACTGGAGCCGCTGTTTCACCATTGTGACGTCGCTGTGCTTCTCATTGATGGCCTGAGACCACGGTCGCTTTGACTGTCATGGTGTCTAGATCCAGTGTCACGACGCGCCCCTGCTGGAGTGTTTGGCCTTTGAATGTGACGCCGGTATCCGTCTCTCGAACAGAGAGGTTTGCGGTGACGGTGACGTCTTGATTTATCGGATGTGTCCGCTCGTATATTTCTCCGTTCTGTCCCCTAGTAATAATTGTCGCATTCTGGCGCTGGACAGCCGAAATCTGCGCGATTGTTTCACCACCGAATGACTCTGTCATCCCTGGAGAGATGCTGTTAGCGAGTAACGGTGACACGTTAGAAAGCTGTAACTTGACCTCGCGCGTGGCGGGCTGGCCGCGTTGCGTTGTCGCACCGACTCGCGTGATTTTCCCCTTAACAAGGCCCGCTTCTGTCGGGAGTGAGAGGCTTACTCCCGGCCGGATTGTCGTCTCGCCGAACACCTGCTGTTCGCTGTAGGTCACGCTCTGGAGTGTTAATCCGAGGAAGACGGTCTTTGTATCAGGATTGTCGGTCCCGTATGCCGTTACCGAGTCGATGGTAGCTACTTCTCGTCCTTGCACACGGATCGGTTGCCCGGCGCTGAGACGACTGGCGTCGGTTTCTGACAGATCCGCTCTGACTACTACCTCTGTCTCAGTCGTGGTCAGTTCGGAGCCACCACCAACGTCACGAATCGTCCCTGTTGTGGAGTACGTCTCAGTCAGGATCTTGAGCTGTCGGCCGTGTCGTGGCGGTGCGCCGCTGTACTGGATTGTCTCTCCCGAAGCCGGTGCCGACAATTCGGCTCGAACTACCGCCCGTGTCGATCCATCTTGTGGAGTGAAATACACATCCGTGATCGTCACGTCCGAATTCTTCGACGGGCTGTAGCTGTCACCGGTCGATATTTGAGAAGTAATATATTCAGGTTGGGTACCGAGATCCAGTGTCACATTGGTTGTCTCGGTCGTCGGGGCTGAACTCGAATCGCTATCGTCTGCCAGTACCAGGCTGGTTCCAGCGACAAGTGCAGCGAGAACAAACACGACGACGAGGGCATCAATAATATTGACAACGCCAAACAGATTTCCCTCGTCGTCGATGATACCGTATGGCTCTTTCATCGACTTCATACAGGGGCATTTCCCGGCCAGTGTATGGCCTTTTCGCTTGGTCCCTAGACCTTACGACAGATCTCTGTTCATCAGTTCGCACGCAGCCTGTCATTGACCCCAGGGCATTTTCACGAACTGTCTGTGCTCCTCGTAACTGGTCTCACTCATGACTGGACTGAGTGAGTTCTGAGACCTGGTACCAATCCCTCCTGTTATTGCGTCCATTGCCCGCCGAAGGAGTATACGACGTACAATCGGTTCTACGGATCTCTGTACGCGACCAGTATATCGATAATAACACTCCAAATCTGCCTGGAAACGAGTTTCATATCGTAGCTAAACGACTGGTCGCGCACGTACTCTAGGTCGTACCGCAGCTTTTCGCCCGGCTCTTTCCCAGTTAC
Proteins encoded in this window:
- a CDS encoding acetate--CoA ligase, translating into MTRGDEPDRGQSQPGRETVEPPDWFVEQANVTDSVVYDRFEREWPDCWREAAELLDWEEPFETVLHGTDGPPFEWFPGGRLNAAYNCLDRHLPERKNQLALVWEGHLGESRTYTYLELYREVNAFAAALREHGVSPDDVVTLYLPMVPELPVAMLACARLGVPHNVVFAGFSADALATRMERAESEYLITCDGYYRRGSAVAQKNKADNARIAVDHDVSVVVLDRLGRDVHLGADYDDYHDLLAAHEGAEIEPVSRAADDPLFRIYTSGTTGQPKAVTHTTGGYLAHVAWTAQSVLDIKPEDTYWCSADIGWITGHSYIVYGPLALGTTTVLYNGTADHPKKDQLWELIEKYAVDVFYTAPTAVRAFMKWGEEYPAKHDLSSLRLLGTVGEPMDASAWEWYREHIGGGECPIVDTWWQTETGAILVSTLPGVDEMKPGAAGRPLPGIEASVVDRSGAAAEPHSAGELVVTRPWPGMPRALLDGTGWGSVPDSVEEWRYYPEDSVSVDDDGYITFLGRIDDAINVAGRRFSTKELESTVAGVTGVAEAAVVGADDETTGTAVYAFASPENGYAESELRAAIEDAIVNAIGGIARPKEIVFTPDLPKTRSGKVMRRLLTAVANDEELGDTSALRNPEILGEIQSTTRQK
- a CDS encoding chemotaxis protein CheF1 codes for the protein MSDTEKKIADTKGQFLQAVSQGQRLTDAEWRNCRIVLTTERVALLGDDKRQISLTDIDRIADRFDVNQQSAGVSDYVALYVGEDVILVSASDHEAFETDFYRASLDGAIVLVQHPALKGGVVQSAEWTKGRLKVGDEALKLAMADGQAVVVDRADIGDLAVEEKQVSGEERTVIQVEHSEDDISVETHLAGEEFHATVLRTMLEESAEQNQADLDLSSTEKRVIMALHSGVSPFDIPNFVGIDVDKTEEIFDRLIELDVISVLRERTEVNLTTKGRRVAGERMGEQ
- a CDS encoding glutamine--fructose-6-phosphate transaminase (isomerizing) gives rise to the protein MCGIIGCVGRGDETLDTLVHGLSKLEYRGYDSAGVALANDHIDLCKHSGKIADLREALSDRTLSGSVGIGHTRWSTHGPPTDENAHPHQDCTGDVAVVHNGIIENYQSLRDELVSAGHTFTSDTDTEVVPHLIEDALETGANPEDAVRETVDRLEGSYAVAVVIAGCDSVFAARNDSPLVLGIGEDATYLASDVPAFRDFTDKVVYLADGEFARLNGAGWTVTDTDGNIIEKDIDTVQWDPEETGKSGYDHFMLKEIHEQPRALRQCLRGRVDELAGTVDIGDLGDLSPTGVQFVACGTSYHAALHGAQLFREAGIPAQAFLASEYATATPPIGDALVVGVTQSGETADTLSALRAARRRGARTLAVTNVVGSTAARECDHALYIRAGPEIGVAATKTFASQLAALNLLALGTSTTGDARQVISALRDLPGHVQEVLDESAAQEVAELYQDASAYFFIGRGYQNPVALEGALKMKEITYKHAEGFAAGELKHGPLALVTENTPVFAIVTGDDERARKTIGNVKEVEARDAPVVAITDGQSDVERYADHVLHIPETHPRAAAVLANTHLQLVSYHTAALLGRNIDKPRNLAKSVTVE
- a CDS encoding nucleotidyl transferase, with translation MHIDTAVVLAAGEGTRLRPLTRNRPKPMLPAANRPILEHVFDALVEAGIEKLVVVVGYKRDRVQDHFGPTYRGVPISYVSQTKQLGSGHALLQARSVVDGPVLVMNGDRLVDAATIEAVDSSYAETAHTSIAVVERQDTSRYGAVEVQDGDIVDIVEKPQHDEFRLINGGVYAFDGDIFEAIDETTRHAGELALTDTIELLLGSDRVRAVEVDGMWVDATYPWDLLTVAREVLARGRVVESARDEQVWVDNSARVHDEATLQSPAVIGPDCEIGPDAVIGPNVALGRNVTIGANSVIQHTVLDADTRVDPSSTLVDTVTGQDVNLGVNTVVPGGPADVQVGTAVFEDQRLGAVIADRAVALGDVSFVPGSLVGPNARLATGVTVDGTVREDAEVVR